Proteins from a genomic interval of Amycolatopsis sp. cg13:
- a CDS encoding GNAT family N-acetyltransferase: MPELLAPTVRLHRPWLEAHAEWGPGLHEDGFGLSASDEVDSPAGFAAWVDSLTQDRARYRWLVEDGAVLGGIALRSGPAEYVSWAGHIGFGIRPSARGRGLASWALRQMLLEARELSRVLLVCEGENLASAKTIERAGGVLEEVRQTEHGPVRRYWITT; the protein is encoded by the coding sequence ATGCCCGAACTTCTGGCCCCCACCGTCCGATTGCATCGCCCGTGGCTGGAAGCACACGCCGAATGGGGTCCAGGCCTGCACGAGGACGGCTTCGGCCTGTCGGCGTCGGACGAGGTCGATTCTCCCGCTGGCTTCGCCGCCTGGGTGGATTCTTTGACACAGGACCGCGCCCGGTACCGCTGGCTAGTCGAGGACGGGGCGGTGCTCGGCGGAATCGCCCTGCGCTCCGGCCCAGCGGAGTACGTGTCGTGGGCCGGGCACATCGGCTTCGGCATCCGCCCGTCGGCGCGTGGCCGCGGTCTGGCTTCCTGGGCGCTGCGCCAGATGCTGCTCGAGGCCCGGGAATTGTCTCGGGTGCTCTTGGTGTGCGAGGGGGAGAACCTGGCGTCCGCCAAGACGATCGAACGCGCGGGCGGGGTGCTGGAGGAGGTACGCCAGACCGAGCACGGACCGGTGCGGAGGTACTGGATCACGACCTGA
- a CDS encoding MFS transporter, whose protein sequence is MSLLEPLRHRSFRALAAGRTLGTFGNAVAPVALAFAVLDRTGSAVDLGLVVGARSLANILLLLFGGVLADRLPRAVILQGTEIAAGLSQALIAASVLCGFSSVPFLISLSVVNGAVAAMSLPASAAITPQTVPRDLLAPANALLRLLVNGGRIAGAGVAGIAVAAAGSGWALAVNALLFFAAALAYHAVRLPRTDRISGARPIADLVAGWHEFRSRAWVWVVVAQFAFVNAAGLGTLVVIGPVVADETFGRSGWGLALALQTAGALVGGIVAAHWRPRQALFVGVALVAMDALPVLTLGWWPSLVPLLIAMLLAGLAMEQFSVAWDVSLQEHIPPDKLARVYSYDMLGSLAAMPLGQIAAGPLVQHFGREPVLVACGVLILVSTGLALCSRQIRQLTNRTAEPVAPTGS, encoded by the coding sequence GTGAGCCTCCTGGAGCCGTTGCGGCACCGCAGTTTCCGTGCCCTCGCCGCCGGGCGGACGCTCGGCACCTTCGGCAATGCGGTCGCTCCGGTCGCGCTCGCGTTCGCGGTGCTCGACCGCACCGGGTCGGCGGTCGATCTCGGGCTCGTCGTCGGGGCCCGGTCGCTGGCGAACATCCTGCTGCTGCTCTTCGGCGGCGTGCTCGCGGACCGGCTGCCGCGTGCGGTGATCCTGCAGGGCACCGAGATCGCGGCCGGGCTCAGCCAGGCGCTGATCGCCGCGAGTGTCCTTTGTGGATTCAGCTCGGTCCCGTTCCTGATCTCGCTGAGCGTGGTCAACGGGGCGGTCGCGGCGATGTCGCTGCCCGCCTCGGCGGCGATCACCCCGCAGACGGTGCCGCGAGACCTGCTGGCTCCGGCGAACGCGTTGCTGCGGCTGCTGGTCAACGGCGGGCGGATCGCCGGAGCCGGGGTCGCCGGAATCGCGGTGGCGGCGGCCGGATCCGGATGGGCGCTGGCGGTGAACGCGCTGTTGTTCTTCGCCGCCGCGCTCGCCTACCACGCCGTCCGGCTGCCGCGCACCGATCGGATTTCGGGCGCACGGCCGATCGCCGATCTGGTCGCCGGGTGGCACGAGTTCCGGTCCCGCGCCTGGGTGTGGGTGGTGGTGGCGCAGTTCGCCTTCGTCAACGCCGCCGGGCTCGGCACACTCGTCGTCATCGGGCCGGTCGTCGCGGACGAGACGTTCGGGCGGTCCGGATGGGGACTGGCGCTGGCGTTGCAGACGGCGGGCGCGCTCGTCGGCGGGATCGTCGCCGCGCATTGGCGGCCGCGGCAGGCGTTGTTCGTCGGCGTGGCACTGGTGGCGATGGACGCGCTGCCGGTGCTGACGCTCGGCTGGTGGCCGTCGCTCGTCCCGCTGCTGATCGCGATGCTGCTGGCCGGGCTGGCGATGGAGCAGTTCAGCGTCGCGTGGGACGTTTCGCTGCAGGAACACATCCCGCCCGACAAGCTCGCCCGCGTGTACTCCTACGACATGCTGGGTTCGCTCGCCGCGATGCCGCTCGGGCAGATCGCGGCGGGCCCCCTCGTGCAGCACTTCGGCCGCGAGCCGGTGCTCGTCGCGTGCGGGGTGCTGATCCTGGTTTCGACCGGGCTCGCGCTGTGCAGCCGCCAGATCCGGCAACTCACGAACCGGACCGCGGAGCCGGTCGCACCGACAGGAAGTTGA
- a CDS encoding NAD-dependent succinate-semialdehyde dehydrogenase, protein MSGITENGVVGAVGKELFIGGKWVAARSGKTFDVQDPSTGEVLCQVADAGPEDGLAALDAAVAAQSGWAAVAPRERGEILRRAYDKLIERRDELALLMTLEMGKPLAEAAGEITYAAEFFRWFAEEAVRIDGGYAVAPNGSGRFLITRQPVGPTLLITPWNFPMAMGTRKIGPAVAAGCTMVIKPAAQTPLSMLALTQILADAGLPEGVLNVVTTKDAGGVMEPLIRDGRARKLSFTGSTGVGRKLLEQCAEKVLRTSMELGGNAPFVVFDDADLDAAVEGAMQAKMRNIGEACTAANRFYVQRGVAEEFSRKLTERMQALPMGRGTDEGVVVGPLIDEAAVKKVTELVKDATDKGARVLTGGSRVDGPGHFYPATVLTDVPVDARLASEEIFGPVAPITPFDTEDEAVEKANDTEFGLVSYLFTSDLKRALRVSERLEAGMIGLNQGIVSNPAAPFGGVKQSGLGREGGTVGIDEFLETKYIAVSL, encoded by the coding sequence ATGAGCGGGATCACCGAGAACGGCGTCGTCGGCGCGGTCGGCAAGGAACTCTTCATCGGCGGCAAGTGGGTCGCCGCGCGCAGCGGGAAGACCTTCGACGTGCAGGATCCCTCCACCGGAGAGGTCCTGTGCCAGGTCGCGGACGCCGGGCCGGAAGACGGTCTCGCGGCGCTCGACGCGGCGGTCGCGGCACAGTCCGGCTGGGCGGCGGTGGCGCCCCGGGAGCGCGGCGAGATCCTGCGCCGCGCGTACGACAAGCTCATCGAGCGCCGCGACGAGCTGGCGCTGCTGATGACGCTGGAGATGGGCAAGCCGCTGGCCGAGGCCGCCGGCGAAATCACTTACGCCGCCGAGTTCTTCCGCTGGTTCGCCGAGGAGGCGGTGCGGATCGACGGCGGCTACGCGGTGGCCCCGAACGGCTCGGGCCGGTTCCTGATCACGCGCCAGCCGGTGGGTCCGACGCTGCTCATCACGCCGTGGAACTTCCCGATGGCGATGGGCACGCGCAAGATCGGCCCGGCCGTCGCCGCGGGCTGCACGATGGTGATCAAGCCAGCCGCGCAGACGCCGCTGTCGATGCTCGCGCTCACCCAGATCCTCGCCGACGCCGGGTTGCCCGAGGGCGTGCTGAACGTCGTCACCACCAAGGACGCGGGCGGGGTGATGGAGCCGCTGATCCGCGACGGACGCGCGCGCAAGCTGTCCTTCACCGGTTCGACCGGGGTCGGGCGCAAGCTGCTGGAGCAGTGCGCGGAGAAGGTGCTGCGCACGTCGATGGAGCTGGGCGGCAACGCGCCGTTCGTCGTGTTCGACGACGCGGACCTGGACGCCGCGGTCGAGGGTGCGATGCAGGCCAAGATGCGCAACATCGGCGAGGCGTGCACCGCGGCCAACCGGTTCTACGTGCAGCGCGGTGTGGCCGAGGAGTTCTCCCGCAAGCTCACCGAGCGGATGCAGGCGCTGCCGATGGGCCGCGGCACCGACGAGGGCGTCGTGGTCGGTCCGCTCATCGACGAGGCTGCGGTGAAGAAGGTGACCGAGCTGGTCAAGGACGCCACGGACAAGGGCGCGCGCGTGCTCACCGGCGGCTCGCGAGTCGACGGTCCGGGGCACTTCTACCCGGCGACCGTGCTCACCGACGTTCCGGTGGACGCTCGGCTGGCCAGCGAGGAGATCTTCGGCCCGGTCGCGCCGATCACGCCGTTCGACACCGAGGACGAGGCGGTCGAGAAGGCCAACGACACCGAATTCGGCCTCGTGTCCTACCTGTTCACCAGCGATCTGAAGCGCGCGCTGCGGGTCTCGGAACGCTTGGAGGCCGGGATGATCGGCCTCAACCAGGGCATCGTGTCCAACCCGGCGGCTCCGTTCGGCGGCGTCAAGCAGTCCGGTCTCGGCCGCGAGGGCGGCACGGTCGGCATCGACGAGTTCCTGGAGACCAAGTACATCGCGGTGAGCCTGTGA
- a CDS encoding GntR family transcriptional regulator — translation MVALPDIEPVSRESTAAVIARQLRDAIMTGALPPGTQLGETDLAARFQVSRGPLREAMQHLVSEGLLRSERHRGLFVIDLEPADVFDIYLARSAVERAALLCAFRGDREAVAALLEQNVADMAAAADDPAALSEADLRFHEALINASGSKRLMRMARTLLIETRMCLTLLQSTYQGVEDRLEEHTRIIEALRSGDEETALHLLDAHMEDAISRLLPGRSLKDGVAAAG, via the coding sequence GTGGTCGCACTGCCTGACATAGAACCGGTGAGCCGGGAATCGACCGCCGCGGTGATCGCGCGCCAGCTGCGCGACGCGATCATGACCGGCGCGCTCCCGCCGGGCACCCAGCTCGGCGAAACCGACCTGGCCGCCCGCTTCCAGGTCTCGCGCGGCCCGCTGCGGGAGGCGATGCAGCACCTCGTGTCCGAGGGCCTGCTGCGCAGCGAACGCCACCGGGGCCTGTTCGTGATCGACCTCGAACCGGCGGACGTGTTCGACATTTATCTCGCCCGTTCCGCGGTGGAGAGAGCCGCGCTGCTGTGCGCCTTCCGCGGCGACCGCGAGGCAGTGGCCGCGCTGCTGGAGCAGAACGTCGCCGATATGGCTGCCGCCGCCGACGATCCGGCCGCGTTGTCCGAGGCGGACCTCCGGTTTCACGAGGCGCTGATCAACGCCTCCGGCAGCAAACGGCTGATGCGGATGGCCCGGACGTTGCTGATCGAGACGCGGATGTGCCTGACGTTGCTGCAGAGCACGTATCAGGGCGTGGAGGATCGGCTGGAGGAGCACACGCGGATCATCGAAGCCCTGCGCTCGGGCGACGAGGAGACGGCGCTGCACCTGCTGGACGCGCACATGGAGGACGCGATCAGCCGGTTGCTTCCGGGGCGGAGTTTGAAGGACGGGGTCGCGGCGGCTGGGTGA
- a CDS encoding DUF4262 domain-containing protein gives MCQMCEEPERSEEQYLIEVLDRIREYGWCVQGVQGPGARPPWAYTAGLTAQGLPELAVTGLSLHEAGYVLNAGAEQILHTGPPEPGEQWLLPRLPRLEVVKLSAPATHLHIAVCCYGTGIEAMQLVYADPTGRFPWSPHYNLGLGGQPVLGVRNA, from the coding sequence ATGTGCCAGATGTGCGAGGAGCCGGAAAGATCCGAGGAGCAGTACCTGATCGAGGTGCTGGACCGGATCAGGGAATACGGATGGTGCGTCCAGGGCGTGCAGGGGCCAGGTGCCCGGCCGCCCTGGGCGTACACCGCGGGCCTGACCGCGCAAGGCCTGCCGGAACTGGCAGTCACCGGATTGTCGTTGCACGAAGCGGGGTACGTGCTCAACGCCGGAGCCGAGCAGATCCTGCATACCGGCCCGCCGGAGCCTGGCGAACAGTGGCTGCTGCCCCGGCTGCCCAGGCTGGAAGTAGTGAAGCTCAGCGCCCCCGCGACGCACCTGCATATCGCGGTTTGCTGCTATGGCACCGGAATCGAAGCCATGCAGCTGGTCTACGCCGATCCGACGGGCCGGTTTCCGTGGTCGCCGCACTACAACCTCGGCCTTGGCGGACAGCCCGTGCTGGGGGTGCGTAATGCCTGA
- a CDS encoding amidase: MGDRELTASELVAAYATGELSPVEATKSALQNIEDRDGEINAYCLVDADRALDQAKAAEARWRDGNPIGALDGVPASIKDIFLTQGWPTLRGSTSIPVDQPWEVDSPVMARMREAGLVVLGKTTTPEIAWKGVTDSALAGITRNPVNPRMTAGGSSGGSAAAVAAAMGELSVGTDGGGSVRIPASFCGIVGMKPTHGRIPLFPASPFGPLAHAGPMARCVDDTALLLDVLALPDHRDPTGLAPPISAYREAVRRDVRGLIAAYSPALGFVDVDPEIAAIVQSAVQSLADAGLQVEQADPGFADPKDAFDVLWSAGAAKSLDAFPPGSELRVDPGLRRVWERGHTYSAGDYLDATAERAALGILMGEFHTRYDVLLTPTVPIPPFEAGHDVPPGSGMSEWPEWTPFTYPFNMTQQPAISVPAGRTESGLPVGLQIVGPRHSDDLVLAVAKLLEEVRPWAAP, translated from the coding sequence ATGGGCGACCGGGAATTGACCGCCAGCGAACTCGTCGCCGCCTACGCCACCGGCGAACTGTCGCCGGTCGAGGCGACGAAGAGCGCCCTGCAGAACATCGAGGACCGCGACGGCGAGATCAACGCCTACTGCCTCGTCGACGCCGATCGCGCGCTCGACCAGGCGAAGGCGGCCGAGGCCCGCTGGCGCGACGGGAATCCGATCGGCGCGCTCGACGGCGTCCCGGCGTCGATCAAGGACATCTTCCTCACCCAGGGCTGGCCGACGCTGCGCGGTTCCACGAGCATCCCGGTGGACCAGCCGTGGGAGGTCGACAGCCCGGTGATGGCGCGGATGCGCGAGGCGGGTCTCGTCGTGCTGGGCAAGACGACCACGCCGGAGATCGCGTGGAAGGGCGTCACCGACAGCGCGCTCGCCGGCATCACGCGCAATCCGGTGAACCCGCGGATGACGGCGGGCGGGTCCAGCGGCGGCAGCGCGGCCGCGGTCGCGGCGGCGATGGGCGAGCTGTCCGTTGGCACCGACGGCGGCGGTTCGGTGCGGATTCCCGCGTCGTTCTGCGGGATCGTCGGCATGAAACCGACCCACGGCCGGATCCCGCTGTTCCCGGCGAGCCCGTTCGGCCCGCTCGCGCACGCCGGGCCGATGGCGCGCTGCGTGGACGACACGGCGCTGCTGCTGGACGTCCTCGCGCTGCCGGACCACCGCGACCCGACCGGGCTCGCGCCGCCGATCAGCGCGTACCGCGAGGCGGTGCGGCGCGATGTGCGCGGGCTGATCGCGGCGTACTCGCCGGCGCTCGGTTTCGTCGACGTGGACCCGGAAATCGCCGCGATCGTCCAGTCGGCGGTGCAGTCGCTCGCCGACGCCGGGCTGCAGGTCGAGCAGGCCGATCCCGGATTCGCCGACCCGAAGGACGCCTTCGACGTGCTGTGGTCGGCGGGCGCGGCGAAGTCGCTCGACGCGTTCCCGCCGGGCAGCGAGCTGCGGGTCGACCCTGGCCTGCGCCGCGTGTGGGAACGGGGCCACACCTACTCCGCGGGCGACTACCTCGACGCCACCGCGGAACGCGCCGCGCTCGGGATCCTGATGGGCGAGTTCCACACCCGCTACGACGTGCTGCTCACGCCGACCGTCCCGATCCCGCCGTTCGAGGCGGGCCACGACGTGCCGCCGGGCAGCGGGATGAGCGAATGGCCGGAGTGGACGCCGTTCACCTACCCGTTCAACATGACGCAGCAGCCCGCGATCAGCGTCCCGGCCGGGCGCACCGAATCGGGTCTTCCGGTGGGCCTGCAGATCGTCGGCCCCCGGCATTCGGACGACTTGGTGCTGGCGGTGGCGAAACTGCTGGAGGAGGTCCGGCCCTGGGCCGCGCCGTGA
- a CDS encoding maleate cis-trans isomerase: protein MTTIGFIYPDHAAEDDYPLAEQLLGGSDGDISLPVAHIYGTDLHAVPELLDLGSEARLAEGARLLAKHQPEAVVWACTSGSFVYGWDGARNQADQLAAVAGVPASSTSFAFVHAAKALGVQRVAVAASYPDDVARLFVDFLAAGGVEVLSMSSADIDTAAEVGQLAPEAVIDLAVSHDHPDADAVLVPDTAMRTLGEITAIEEKLGKPVLTANQVTIWEGLRLTGSTRLVRSLGALFRTRG from the coding sequence GTGACCACGATCGGCTTCATCTACCCCGACCACGCGGCCGAGGACGACTACCCGCTCGCGGAACAGCTTCTCGGCGGCTCCGACGGCGACATCAGCCTGCCGGTCGCGCACATCTACGGCACCGACCTGCACGCGGTGCCGGAGCTGCTCGACCTCGGCAGCGAAGCCCGGCTCGCCGAAGGCGCCCGGCTGCTCGCGAAACACCAGCCGGAAGCGGTGGTGTGGGCTTGCACGTCCGGCAGCTTCGTGTACGGCTGGGACGGCGCGCGCAACCAGGCCGACCAGCTCGCCGCGGTTGCCGGGGTCCCGGCTTCGAGCACGTCGTTCGCCTTCGTGCACGCGGCGAAAGCCCTTGGCGTACAACGGGTCGCGGTAGCCGCGAGCTACCCCGACGACGTCGCGCGGCTGTTCGTGGACTTCCTCGCCGCGGGCGGCGTCGAGGTGCTCTCGATGTCGAGCGCCGACATCGACACCGCCGCCGAGGTCGGCCAGCTCGCGCCCGAGGCCGTGATCGATCTGGCGGTAAGCCACGACCACCCGGACGCCGACGCGGTTCTGGTGCCCGACACCGCGATGCGCACGCTCGGCGAGATCACCGCGATCGAGGAGAAGCTCGGCAAACCGGTGCTGACCGCCAACCAGGTGACCATCTGGGAAGGCCTGCGCCTGACCGGCTCGACCCGGTTGGTGCGTTCGCTGGGCGCGTTGTTCCGGACGAGGGGCTGA
- a CDS encoding MaoC family dehydratase, with product MTEFTAPIDDRWFEDYPEGSVYEFGDTTVTEAEIIEFAAKYDPQSFHVDPVAAKEGPFGGLIASGWHTSSLMMRMFADHYLSSVASLGSPGVDELRWPRPVRPGDRLRMRATVTEARLSKSKPDRGLVRTRMELFNGDDELVFSASAVNFLSVRPAPRSGS from the coding sequence ATGACCGAGTTCACCGCGCCCATCGACGACCGCTGGTTCGAGGACTACCCCGAGGGATCGGTGTACGAGTTCGGCGACACGACCGTCACCGAAGCGGAGATCATCGAGTTCGCCGCGAAGTACGACCCGCAGAGCTTCCACGTCGATCCGGTCGCCGCGAAGGAGGGCCCGTTCGGCGGGCTGATCGCGAGCGGCTGGCACACTTCGAGCCTGATGATGCGGATGTTCGCCGACCACTACCTGTCGTCGGTCGCGAGCCTCGGCAGCCCCGGCGTCGACGAACTGCGCTGGCCGCGTCCGGTGCGGCCGGGGGACCGGCTGCGGATGCGGGCGACCGTCACCGAGGCGCGGCTGTCGAAGTCGAAGCCCGATCGCGGCCTCGTGCGCACCCGGATGGAACTGTTCAACGGCGACGACGAGCTGGTGTTCAGCGCGAGCGCGGTCAACTTCCTGTCGGTGCGACCGGCTCCGCGGTCCGGTTCGTGA
- a CDS encoding tartrate dehydrogenase produces MTHRIASIPGDGIGVDVTIEARRVLDAAAAKYSFSLEWTEFDWSCERYAKTGAMMPEDGVAQLSGFDGILLGAVGFPGVADHVSLWGLLIPLRRAFQQYVNLRPVRLLPGTSSVLAGRKADELEMVIVRENSEGEYSEIGGRHNPGRPDEFVLQESVFTRVGVERIIRYAFELARTRSRHVTSATKSNGLIHSMPYWDEIFAEVAAQYPDVRAEQCHVDALAARMVQAPDRLDVVVASNLFGDILSDLAAAITGGLGMAPSGNINPSGDFPSMFEAVHGSAPDIAGQGIANPVAQILAGAMLLEHLGETVAAQAIRASVDEVLTAGETLTPDLGGTATTTSLGAAVADSLR; encoded by the coding sequence GTGACACACCGGATTGCGAGCATCCCGGGCGACGGAATCGGGGTCGACGTCACGATCGAAGCGCGCCGGGTTCTCGACGCGGCCGCGGCGAAGTACAGCTTCTCGTTGGAGTGGACCGAATTCGACTGGAGCTGCGAACGGTACGCGAAGACCGGCGCGATGATGCCCGAAGACGGGGTCGCGCAGCTGTCGGGCTTCGACGGCATCCTGCTCGGCGCGGTCGGCTTCCCTGGCGTGGCGGACCACGTTTCGTTGTGGGGCCTGCTGATCCCGTTGCGGCGGGCGTTCCAGCAGTACGTCAACCTGCGGCCGGTCCGGCTGCTGCCGGGGACGTCCTCGGTGCTGGCCGGGCGGAAGGCCGACGAGCTGGAAATGGTGATCGTCCGGGAGAATTCCGAGGGCGAGTACTCGGAAATCGGCGGACGGCACAACCCCGGGCGGCCGGACGAGTTCGTGCTGCAGGAATCGGTGTTCACGCGGGTCGGGGTGGAACGGATCATCCGGTACGCCTTCGAACTCGCGCGCACGCGTTCGCGGCACGTCACGTCGGCGACCAAGTCCAACGGGCTGATCCACTCGATGCCTTACTGGGACGAGATTTTCGCCGAGGTCGCCGCGCAGTATCCCGATGTCCGCGCGGAACAGTGCCATGTGGACGCTCTGGCCGCGCGGATGGTGCAGGCTCCGGACCGGCTCGACGTGGTGGTGGCGTCGAACCTGTTCGGCGACATTTTGAGCGACCTGGCGGCCGCGATCACCGGCGGACTGGGCATGGCGCCGTCCGGAAACATCAACCCATCAGGTGACTTTCCGTCGATGTTCGAGGCGGTCCACGGCAGTGCTCCGGACATCGCCGGACAGGGCATCGCGAACCCGGTCGCCCAGATCCTCGCCGGGGCGATGCTGCTCGAGCATCTCGGGGAAACCGTTGCCGCACAAGCGATCCGCGCCTCGGTCGACGAGGTGCTGACCGCGGGCGAAACGCTCACCCCCGACCTCGGCGGAACCGCTACCACAACTTCGCTCGGCGCCGCGGTGGCTGATTCGCTCCGCTGA
- a CDS encoding D-2-hydroxyacid dehydrogenase: MAAIEDAAVVRYTDERGLAGALSGADALFVYDFLSGAVPGAWSAADRLQWLHIASAGVDPVLFPGLRESDVVLTNSRGVFDDAIAEYVLGVVLSFAKDFARSLDLQRAGTWKHRETERIAGREVLVVGTGPIGRAIARMLRAAGMRVSGAGRRARVGDPDFGVVRESADLTRYLPEFDYVVAVAPLTDQTKGMFDAAAFAAMKPSARFVNVGRGELVVTSDLIAALQAGEIAGAALDVFETEPLPAESPLWTMPDVLLSPHMSGDFIGWRRTLVEVFAGNFRRWVAGEPLWNVVDKRLGYVPSESQGGAGWATGN; the protein is encoded by the coding sequence ATGGCCGCTATCGAAGACGCGGCGGTAGTTCGTTACACCGACGAGCGCGGGCTCGCCGGTGCGCTGTCCGGAGCCGACGCGCTTTTTGTCTACGATTTCCTTTCCGGTGCGGTTCCGGGGGCCTGGTCCGCCGCGGACCGGTTGCAGTGGCTGCACATCGCGAGCGCCGGCGTCGACCCGGTGCTGTTCCCGGGGCTGCGCGAGAGCGACGTCGTGCTCACGAACTCGCGCGGGGTGTTCGACGACGCCATCGCGGAGTACGTGCTGGGTGTCGTGCTGTCGTTCGCCAAGGACTTCGCGCGCTCGCTCGACCTACAGCGCGCCGGTACGTGGAAGCACCGCGAGACCGAGCGGATCGCCGGGCGGGAGGTGCTGGTGGTCGGCACCGGGCCGATCGGAAGGGCCATCGCGCGGATGCTGCGGGCGGCCGGGATGCGCGTGTCCGGGGCGGGCCGGCGGGCCCGGGTCGGGGATCCGGATTTCGGCGTCGTGCGCGAATCCGCCGACCTGACGCGGTATTTGCCCGAGTTCGACTACGTCGTCGCGGTCGCGCCGCTCACCGATCAGACCAAGGGCATGTTCGACGCCGCCGCGTTCGCCGCGATGAAACCGTCCGCGCGGTTCGTGAACGTCGGCCGCGGCGAACTGGTGGTCACGTCCGATCTGATCGCGGCCCTGCAGGCGGGGGAGATCGCCGGGGCCGCGCTCGACGTCTTCGAAACCGAGCCGCTGCCCGCCGAGAGTCCATTGTGGACCATGCCGGACGTCCTGCTGTCCCCGCACATGTCGGGCGACTTCATCGGCTGGCGGCGGACGCTGGTCGAGGTGTTCGCGGGGAACTTCCGGCGCTGGGTCGCCGGGGAACCGCTGTGGAACGTCGTGGACAAACGGCTCGGCTACGTGCCGTCCGAATCGCAGGGAGGCGCCGGATGGGCGACCGGGAATTGA
- a CDS encoding Asp/Glu/hydantoin racemase, giving the protein MDLDFLAFEGPLAQRGIGVIAPFDLALERELWRWVPMEVSLHLARTPYEPVPVSMEMAQLVSDSRHLATATRDVLHVEPEVVAYLCTSGSFVNGIDYERSLTKAICDAGAPDAVTTSGALVEVLHQLDLHRVSVLTPYDADLTGKLHDFLAEVGVDTVSSDHLGLGGGIWKVSYRTIAERILAADHRDAEAIFVSCTNLPTFDLIEPLEKALGKPVLTANQLTMWACLRRMHLPVVGPGQWLREVS; this is encoded by the coding sequence TTGGATCTGGACTTCCTCGCGTTCGAGGGCCCGCTAGCCCAGCGCGGCATCGGCGTGATCGCGCCGTTCGACCTCGCGCTCGAGCGCGAACTGTGGCGCTGGGTGCCGATGGAGGTGTCGCTGCACCTCGCCCGCACCCCGTACGAACCGGTCCCGGTGAGCATGGAAATGGCCCAGCTGGTGAGCGACAGCCGACACCTCGCCACGGCCACGCGCGACGTGCTGCACGTGGAGCCCGAGGTGGTCGCGTACCTGTGCACCTCCGGCAGCTTCGTGAACGGCATCGACTACGAACGCTCCCTCACCAAGGCGATCTGCGACGCGGGCGCGCCGGACGCGGTCACCACCTCCGGCGCCCTCGTCGAGGTGCTGCACCAGCTCGACCTGCACCGGGTCTCGGTGCTCACGCCGTACGACGCCGACCTCACCGGCAAACTCCACGACTTCCTCGCCGAGGTCGGCGTGGACACCGTGTCCAGCGACCACCTCGGGCTGGGCGGCGGCATCTGGAAGGTCAGCTACCGCACCATCGCCGAGCGGATCCTGGCCGCGGACCACCGCGACGCCGAGGCGATTTTCGTCAGCTGCACCAACCTCCCCACGTTCGACCTGATCGAACCGCTGGAGAAGGCGCTCGGCAAACCCGTGCTGACCGCCAACCAGCTGACCATGTGGGCCTGCCTGCGCCGGATGCACTTGCCCGTCGTGGGTCCCGGCCAGTGGCTGCGGGAGGTGTCTTGA